The following are encoded in a window of Etheostoma cragini isolate CJK2018 chromosome 7, CSU_Ecrag_1.0, whole genome shotgun sequence genomic DNA:
- the sycp2 gene encoding synaptonemal complex protein 2 isoform X1, whose translation MAPGQDTELDKVLDEVLKSGDVQALDVFLQRDIHEEAPIKCSQQFLTKLDKLVRRSLDQKDFKSASLGLAILYKCGKQLKLPGGCQGLSGIIAQGLLKKMVQWFEKCRQLWIQCGPQWNETLFNLSEDFFDALMVVHEAGKAGTYNITESFLYPIGQLAVDPRIYILIQKEAIRKFNLILDKIPVELKKERKILTSQEASDIMIKLAGRILEGGDYDLQTALMEALCRMATPYQRKELADRWFGMEHVASAFVKICDSEFETDCRKFLNLVNGMQGDRRRVYSYPCLEAYLDKHELLMPADEKLEEFWIDFNLDSHSISFYFSLSDEEAQEGQWETICINENELQSYTVTEEGKRKIVQLKLSDVVVVGAVEGSSLTIHFSSSLDILQAAQTVFGHSKNKGFVRKTGTSVVKTTVKIIMEDNSSQVVPESQMSIGQSEKNTAPYHLPGPSAPLQMITPTRMRMSESTTFISSSGGGSVHGASSLSAVMSSNTSAQRKGKPSLEMVRSCDRQGGVYTAKSCSSVTTPNSTITGGMTEQSAASLQSMASKLPKKNKVGKHNQSIPVAKAIDGVLAGQGEEQCLEPSFLPDTQPQTGRNISVNWNKLSVSEMLMMPTQKITSLQIPENRLSSAQQQERLSSAQTLSGPGSSSISQKQLHTKLTQRLQQVLSERNQDPAPQEPSVSQIKVFDIRKDSKGRSSADRCASILSPPKEQQAQRNGVAKGKRKHQMSLEADAIKITAPAKASTTKALKKKVLPNLTVETNKALLSKEKKDAEVAGSMVKLISSRYENNTQSTAKGIPKSWIPPLFNRPIFNMSWLSTAKKEESGDVSLIKFYSQIKTSSTRQRKDIFAFNIDEPLSVKGKTKTFTNTSAISSSDIHDSSALSTTEKGQPIAKGKRYVKKHLFSDTDYVTTDVSWLRESSRKPKPKVTTYSRQAPIKPKAVSPHTSYESPDLPPPSQKPVKSNAKPKKKKPGVEEKVEQPNKTVKSAVPPSRPHAAGRRPRRSVATSKNYREPDTDDSQSESEKPPVPKANASPISYYFPNHLKNTEKTHEVAQVTKKKAASKQPTKSYEKLASSQSESESVSEEPTTSKKYFVGQQGKSKKTHLEVPEVRNRNNTSSEQSPDTYRRQDSTNQSDLKKPPGLKQQRPENVLPETSRKLNKKNVVPAQEQMNGLKDSWAARHTSFCSSPPLIERMRSAERSAQTFGLTCSPLLTPRGSPLPASPDPPCEDTPSPILLLPKPRSTVNSKGHFRACSFNSAEKKHNSSKTQSIQSIPSLTPIGQTLAHCALSGPCATEISPIQQHLPSTPRTPLSLSTQPLLTSTLLELDKPSMPSPPLSPFPEDTVNHGSHYSFSKVSSVSWLSLSQSSTKSSLLTRRVKDSPAALAVSHKAEKTPSSDRNPDQLLISGPSRKRRTSSSSSSEEEKEERKKSKMRGQRSPRIKPRKLFKSFAEVSVEGEVSRVMSSSHTMSSSHWGAEVGEGDMDMDEDLELQENVVNPRNLCQQFSSELKKKFQNRFNMVEIYNKHSLKTVQQHVSSLSTQVTKYRTQRLEQVQKVLLDEIQKLEQDDTVLKSMEKDLTMYWKKQTVAFHSYQEQATTRNEDLKKALQSNVCHSLEYEERIFTSQMGLIRKDMKSVQDRLLSEMQEGEIQSVKRGLHALFFP comes from the exons ATGGCACCGGGGCAGGACACAGAG TTGGATAAAGTCCTTGACGAGGTGTTAAAGAGTGGGGATGTCCAAGCACTGGATGTTTTCTTGCAAAGGGACATACATGAAGAGGCCCCCATAAAATGTTCCCAACAGTTTCTCACCAAATTGGATAAACTTGTCAGGAGG AGTTTAGATCAAAAAGATTTCAAGTCAGCCAGTTTGGGTCTCGCTATCCTCTACAAGTGTGGGAAACAACTGAAACTACCTGGTGGTTGTCAAGGACTGTCAGGAATAATAGCCCAAGGTCTGCTCAAAAAG ATGGTGCAGTGGTTTGAGAAATGCAGGCAGCTGTGGATCCAATGTGGCCCGCAGTGGAATGAGACCTTGTTCAACCTCTCTGAAGATTTCTTTGATGCCTTAATG GTGGTTCATGAAGCAGGCAAAGCGG GAACATACAACATCACAGAGTCCTTCCTGTATCCCATTGGTCAATTGGCAGTAGATCCCAGAATCTACATCCTGATCCAAAAAGAG GCAATCCGCAAATTTAACTTAATTCTGGACAAGATCCCAGTGGAGctgaagaaagagaggaagatcCTAACATCACAGGAGGCCTCAGATATCAT GATCAAGCTGGCTGGTCGTATTTTGGAGGGTGGTG aTTACGACTTGCAGACAGCCCTGATGGAGGCATTGTGCAGAATGGCCACTCCTTATCAGAGGAAAGAGCTGGCAGACCGCTGGTTCGGCATGGAGCATGTGGCCAGTGCCTTTGTCAAGATCTGTGATTCTGAGTTTGAGACG gATTGTCGGAAGTTTCTGAACTTAGTGAATGGGATGCAGGGAGACAGGAGAAG AGTGTATTCCTATCCTTGTTTGGAGGCTTACCTGGACAAGCATGAG CTGCTGATGCCTGCTGATGAGAAGTTGGAAGAGTTTTGGATCGATTTCAACCTTGACAGCCACAGCATCTCTTTTTACTTCTCTTTGTCTGATGAAGAAGCACAG GAGGGCCAGTGGGAAACAATATGCATCAATGAGAATGAACTCCAAAGCTACACTGTTACAG AGGAGGGCAAGAGGAAAATAGTGCAGTTAAAGTTGTCAGATGTGGTTGTTGTGGGTGCAGTAGAAGGATCAAGTCTTACCATCCACTTCAGCTCCTCCCTGGACATCCTGCAGGCTGCTCAAACCGTCTTTGGACACAGCAAAAATAAA GGCTTTGTGAGGAAGACAGGCACATCTGTAGTGAAGACTACAGTTAAAATTATAATGGAAGATAACAGCTCACAG GTTGTTCCAGAGAGTCAGATGTCCATTGGTCAAAGTGAGAAAAATACTGCCCCCTACCACTTACCTGGCCCATCTGCCCCTTTACAG ATGATCACTCCAACCAGGATGAGGATGTCGGAGTCTACCACCTTCATCAGCAGCAGTGGAGGAGGAAGTGTGCATGGTGCCAGTTCCCTCTCTGCTGTTATGTCATCAA ACACTTCAGCCCAGCGTAAAGGCAAGCCTTCTCTGGAGATGGTTCGTTCATGTGATAGGCAAGGGGGAGTTTACACTGCTAAGAGCTGCAGTAGTGTTACAACACCTAACAGCACAATAACAGGTGGCATGACAGAGCAG AGTGCTGCATCTCTACAGAGCATGGCTTCCAAACTGCCAAAAAAGAATAAGGTTGGCAAACACAACCAG AGCATACCAGTTGCAAAAGCAATAGATGGGGTTTTAGCTGGACAGGGAGAAGAGCAGTGTCTGG AGCCGAGTTTTTTGCCTGACACCCAGCCCCAAACTGGGAGGAACAT ATCTGTGAACTGGAACAAACTGTCAGTTTCTGAAATGCTAATGATGCCCACCCAGAAAATTACTTCTTTGCAAATACCTG AGAATCGATTAAGTTCGGCTCAGCAGCAGGAGCGCCTGTCCTCAGCACAAACATTGTCAGGCCCAGGCTCAAGCTCAATCAGCCAAAAGCAACTCCATACCAAACTCACCCAGCGCCTCCAGCAGGTCCTCAGTGAGAGGAACCAAGATCCTGCACCCCAGGAGCCATCTGTATCCCAGATAAAAGTGTTTGATATCAGAAAGGACTCTAAAGGCAGAAGTTCTGCAGATAGGTGTGCTTCAATACTTAGTCCTCCCAAAGAGCAGCAGGCCCAGAGAAATGGCGTGGCcaaagggaaaagaaaacaccagaTGTCACTAGAGGCAGATGCTATTAAAATCACAGCTCCAGCCAAGGCCTCCACAACCAAAGCTCTGAAGAAGAAAGTATTACCAAATCTTACGGTTGAAACTAATAAGGCTCTTTTAAGCAAAGAGAAG AAAGATGCAGAGGTTGCTGGCAGCATGGTGAAGCTCATCTCTAGCCGTTATGAGAATAACACCCAATCCACAGCAAAAGGTATCCCTAAGAGCTGGATTCCTCCTCTATTCAACAG GCCTATCTTCAATATGAGCTGGCTATCAACTGCTAAA AAAGAAGAATCGGGAGACGTGAGCCTAATAAAATTCTACAGCCAAATCAAAACAAGCTCTACAAGGCAGAG AAAAGATATTTTTGCATTCAACATTGATGAACCATTGAGTGTTAAG GGAAAAACCAAAACCTTTACTAACACTTCTGCCATATCAAGCAG TGACATCCATGACTCTTCGGCACTAAGCACAACCGAGAAAGGACAGCCTATTGCAAAA GGTAAGCGGTATGTGAAGAAGCATCTGTTTAGTGACACAGACTATGTCACAACAGATGTCAGCTGGCTGAGGGAATCAAGCAGGAAACCCAAACCCAAAGTTACCACATACTCCAGGCAGGCACCCATCAAGCCTAAAGCTGTGTCACCTCATACTTCAT ATGAATCCCCAGATTTACCCCCACCCTCTCAAAAGCCTGTAAAGAGCAATGCCAAACCCAAAAAG AAGAAGCCTGGTGTGGAGGAGAAAGTGGAGCAGCCAAACAAGACAGTGAAGTCAGCAGTACCACCCAGCAGACCACATGCAGCAGGCAGGAGGCCCCGGAGAAGTGTAGCCACTTCTAAGAACTACAGGGAGCCAGATACTGATGACAGCCAGTCGGAATCAGAGAAGCCTCCTGTACCCAAGGCAAATGCTTCTCCTATATCTTAT TACTTTCCTAATCATCTGAAGAATACTGAGAAAACCCACGAGGTTGCTCAGGTGACAAAGAAAAAGGCTGCCAGCAAACAACCAACTAAAAGCTATGAGAAGCTAGCTAGCAGCCAGTCAGAGTCAGAGTCTGTGTCAGAGGAGCCAACCACTTCCAAG AAATATTTTGTTGGCCAGCAGGGGAAGAGTAAGAAGACCCATTTAGAAGTTCCAGAGGTAAGGAACAGAAATAATACCTCCTCCGAGCAGTCCCCAGATACATATAGGAGACAGGACAgcaccaaccaatcagatctGAAAAAGCCACCTGGTCTCAAG cagcAGAGACCTGAAAATGTTCTTCCAGAAACTTCCAGAaagttaaataagaaaaatgtcgTCCCTGCCCAAGAACAGATGAATGGATTGAAAGATTCCTGGGCTGCCCGCCACACCTCTTTCTGTTCGTCTCCTCCTTTAATTGAGAGGATGAGAT CTGCTGAGAGGTCAGCCCAAACCTTTGGTTTGACCTGCTCCCCTCTCCTCACCCCACGCGGGTCCCCACTCCCTGCCTCCCCTGACCCACCCTGTGAGGACACCCCCTCGCCAATCCTGCTGCTACCCAAACCTCGCTCTACCGTCAACAGTAAAGGACACTTCAGGGCCTGCTCTTTCAACAGTGCAGAAAAGAAGCACAACTCATCCAAAACTCAATCCATCCAGTCTATCCCTTCACTGACCCCTATAGGTCAAACTCTTGCACACTGTGCTCTCTCTGGACCTTGTGCAACAGAG atAAGTCCAATCCAGCAGCATCTACCCTCAACACCTCGAACTCCTTTGTCTCTGTCCACTCAGCCACTGTTGACATCCACACTACTCGAGCTGGACAAGCCGTCAATGCCCTCTCCTCCACTGTCTCCCTTCCCAGAAGACACCGTCAACCACGGGAGCCATTATAGCTTTAGTAAAGTGTCTTCAGTATCCTGGCTTTCACTGAGCCAGTCATCCACTAAGTCATCATTACTCACTAGAAGAGTAAAGGACAGCCCAGCTGCCCTGGCTGTGTCTCATAAAGCAGAG AAAACACCATCTTCAGACCGAAATCCTGACCAGCTTCTTATCTCAG GACCCAGTCGTAAGCGCCGCACCTCCTCATCCAGTAGttcagaggaagaaaaagaagagaggaagaaaagcaaGATGAGAGGGCAGCGTTCACCTCGGATTAAACCAAGGAAGTTGTTCAAGTCCT TCGCTGAGGTGTCTGTGGAGGGTGAGGTGAGCCGCGTGATGTCTTCTTCCCACACGATGAGCTCGAGTCATTGGGGGGCTGAAGTGGGGGAAGGAGACATGGACATGGATGAGGATCTCGAGTTGCAAGAAAATGTTGTAAACCCGAGAAACCTGTGCCAGCAATTCAGCTCTGAGTTGAAGAAGAAGTTCCAG AACCGTTTTAATATGGTGGAGATTTACAACAAGCATTCTTTGAAGACCGTCCAGCAACATGTCTCCTCCCTCAGCACGCAAGTTACCAAATACAG GACTCAGAGGCTTGAACAGGTTCAGAAGGTCCTCTTGGACGAGATCCAAAAACTGGAGCAGGATGACACTGTGCTGAAAAGCATGGAGAAAGACCTGACT ATGTACTGGAAAAAGCAGACTGTGGCTTTCCATTCCTACCAGGAGCAGGCGACCACAAG AAATGAGGACCTGAAAAAAGCCCTTCAGAGCAACGTGTGTCACAGCTTGGAGTATGAGGAGAGAATATTCACATCCCAG
- the sycp2 gene encoding synaptonemal complex protein 2 isoform X6, translating into MAPGQDTELDKVLDEVLKSGDVQALDVFLQRDIHEEAPIKCSQQFLTKLDKLVRRSLDQKDFKSASLGLAILYKCGKQLKLPGGCQGLSGIIAQGLLKKMVQWFEKCRQLWIQCGPQWNETLFNLSEDFFDALMVVHEAGKAGTYNITESFLYPIGQLAVDPRIYILIQKEAIRKFNLILDKIPVELKKERKILTSQEASDIMIKLAGRILEGGDYDLQTALMEALCRMATPYQRKELADRWFGMEHVASAFVKICDSEFETDCRKFLNLVNGMQGDRRRVYSYPCLEAYLDKHELLMPADEKLEEFWIDFNLDSHSISFYFSLSDEEAQEGQWETICINENELQSYTVTEEGKRKIVQLKLSDVVVVGAVEGSSLTIHFSSSLDILQAAQTVFGHSKNKGFVRKTGTSVVKTTVKIIMEDNSSQVVPESQMSIGQSEKNTAPYHLPGPSAPLQMITPTRMRMSESTTFISSSGGGSVHGASSLSAVMSSNTSAQRKGKPSLEMVRSCDRQGGVYTAKSCSSVTTPNSTITGGMTEQSAASLQSMASKLPKKNKVGKHNQSIPVAKAIDGVLAGQGEEQCLEPSFLPDTQPQTGRNISVNWNKLSVSEMLMMPTQKITSLQIPENRLSSAQQQERLSSAQTLSGPGSSSISQKQLHTKLTQRLQQVLSERNQDPAPQEPSVSQIKVFDIRKDSKGRSSADRCASILSPPKEQQAQRNGVAKGKRKHQMSLEADAIKITAPAKASTTKALKKKVLPNLTVETNKALLSKEKKDAEVAGSMVKLISSRYENNTQSTAKGIPKSWIPPLFNRPIFNMSWLSTAKVRDHKEESGDVSLIKFYSQIKTSSTRQRKDIFAFNIDEPLSVKGKTKTFTNTSAISSSDIHDSSALSTTEKGQPIAKGKRYVKKHLFSDTDYVTTDVSWLRESSRKPKPKVTTYSRQAPIKPKAVSPHTSYESPDLPPPSQKPVKSNAKPKKKKPGVEEKVEQPNKTVKSAVPPSRPHAAGRRPRRSVATSKNYREPDTDDSQSESEKPPVPKYFPNHLKNTEKTHEVAQVTKKKAASKQPTKSYEKLASSQSESESVSEEPTTSKGKSKKTHLEVPEVRNRNNTSSEQSPDTYRRQDSTNQSDLKKPPGLKQQRPENVLPETSRKLNKKNVVPAQEQMNGLKDSWAARHTSFCSSPPLIERMRSAERSAQTFGLTCSPLLTPRGSPLPASPDPPCEDTPSPILLLPKPRSTVNSKGHFRACSFNSAEKKHNSSKTQSIQSIPSLTPIGQTLAHCALSGPCATEISPIQQHLPSTPRTPLSLSTQPLLTSTLLELDKPSMPSPPLSPFPEDTVNHGSHYSFSKVSSVSWLSLSQSSTKSSLLTRRVKDSPAALAVSHKAEKTPSSDRNPDQLLISGPSRKRRTSSSSSSEEEKEERKKSKMRGQRSPRIKPRKLFKSFAEVSVEGEVSRVMSSSHTMSSSHWGAEVGEGDMDMDEDLELQENVVNPRNLCQQFSSELKKKFQNRFNMVEIYNKHSLKTVQQHVSSLSTQVTKYRTQRLEQVQKVLLDEIQKLEQDDTVLKSMEKDLTMYWKKQTVAFHSYQEQATTRNEDLKKALQSNVCHSLEYEERIFTSQMGLIRKDMKSVQDRLLSEMQEGEIQSVKRGLHALFFP; encoded by the exons ATGGCACCGGGGCAGGACACAGAG TTGGATAAAGTCCTTGACGAGGTGTTAAAGAGTGGGGATGTCCAAGCACTGGATGTTTTCTTGCAAAGGGACATACATGAAGAGGCCCCCATAAAATGTTCCCAACAGTTTCTCACCAAATTGGATAAACTTGTCAGGAGG AGTTTAGATCAAAAAGATTTCAAGTCAGCCAGTTTGGGTCTCGCTATCCTCTACAAGTGTGGGAAACAACTGAAACTACCTGGTGGTTGTCAAGGACTGTCAGGAATAATAGCCCAAGGTCTGCTCAAAAAG ATGGTGCAGTGGTTTGAGAAATGCAGGCAGCTGTGGATCCAATGTGGCCCGCAGTGGAATGAGACCTTGTTCAACCTCTCTGAAGATTTCTTTGATGCCTTAATG GTGGTTCATGAAGCAGGCAAAGCGG GAACATACAACATCACAGAGTCCTTCCTGTATCCCATTGGTCAATTGGCAGTAGATCCCAGAATCTACATCCTGATCCAAAAAGAG GCAATCCGCAAATTTAACTTAATTCTGGACAAGATCCCAGTGGAGctgaagaaagagaggaagatcCTAACATCACAGGAGGCCTCAGATATCAT GATCAAGCTGGCTGGTCGTATTTTGGAGGGTGGTG aTTACGACTTGCAGACAGCCCTGATGGAGGCATTGTGCAGAATGGCCACTCCTTATCAGAGGAAAGAGCTGGCAGACCGCTGGTTCGGCATGGAGCATGTGGCCAGTGCCTTTGTCAAGATCTGTGATTCTGAGTTTGAGACG gATTGTCGGAAGTTTCTGAACTTAGTGAATGGGATGCAGGGAGACAGGAGAAG AGTGTATTCCTATCCTTGTTTGGAGGCTTACCTGGACAAGCATGAG CTGCTGATGCCTGCTGATGAGAAGTTGGAAGAGTTTTGGATCGATTTCAACCTTGACAGCCACAGCATCTCTTTTTACTTCTCTTTGTCTGATGAAGAAGCACAG GAGGGCCAGTGGGAAACAATATGCATCAATGAGAATGAACTCCAAAGCTACACTGTTACAG AGGAGGGCAAGAGGAAAATAGTGCAGTTAAAGTTGTCAGATGTGGTTGTTGTGGGTGCAGTAGAAGGATCAAGTCTTACCATCCACTTCAGCTCCTCCCTGGACATCCTGCAGGCTGCTCAAACCGTCTTTGGACACAGCAAAAATAAA GGCTTTGTGAGGAAGACAGGCACATCTGTAGTGAAGACTACAGTTAAAATTATAATGGAAGATAACAGCTCACAG GTTGTTCCAGAGAGTCAGATGTCCATTGGTCAAAGTGAGAAAAATACTGCCCCCTACCACTTACCTGGCCCATCTGCCCCTTTACAG ATGATCACTCCAACCAGGATGAGGATGTCGGAGTCTACCACCTTCATCAGCAGCAGTGGAGGAGGAAGTGTGCATGGTGCCAGTTCCCTCTCTGCTGTTATGTCATCAA ACACTTCAGCCCAGCGTAAAGGCAAGCCTTCTCTGGAGATGGTTCGTTCATGTGATAGGCAAGGGGGAGTTTACACTGCTAAGAGCTGCAGTAGTGTTACAACACCTAACAGCACAATAACAGGTGGCATGACAGAGCAG AGTGCTGCATCTCTACAGAGCATGGCTTCCAAACTGCCAAAAAAGAATAAGGTTGGCAAACACAACCAG AGCATACCAGTTGCAAAAGCAATAGATGGGGTTTTAGCTGGACAGGGAGAAGAGCAGTGTCTGG AGCCGAGTTTTTTGCCTGACACCCAGCCCCAAACTGGGAGGAACAT ATCTGTGAACTGGAACAAACTGTCAGTTTCTGAAATGCTAATGATGCCCACCCAGAAAATTACTTCTTTGCAAATACCTG AGAATCGATTAAGTTCGGCTCAGCAGCAGGAGCGCCTGTCCTCAGCACAAACATTGTCAGGCCCAGGCTCAAGCTCAATCAGCCAAAAGCAACTCCATACCAAACTCACCCAGCGCCTCCAGCAGGTCCTCAGTGAGAGGAACCAAGATCCTGCACCCCAGGAGCCATCTGTATCCCAGATAAAAGTGTTTGATATCAGAAAGGACTCTAAAGGCAGAAGTTCTGCAGATAGGTGTGCTTCAATACTTAGTCCTCCCAAAGAGCAGCAGGCCCAGAGAAATGGCGTGGCcaaagggaaaagaaaacaccagaTGTCACTAGAGGCAGATGCTATTAAAATCACAGCTCCAGCCAAGGCCTCCACAACCAAAGCTCTGAAGAAGAAAGTATTACCAAATCTTACGGTTGAAACTAATAAGGCTCTTTTAAGCAAAGAGAAG AAAGATGCAGAGGTTGCTGGCAGCATGGTGAAGCTCATCTCTAGCCGTTATGAGAATAACACCCAATCCACAGCAAAAGGTATCCCTAAGAGCTGGATTCCTCCTCTATTCAACAG GCCTATCTTCAATATGAGCTGGCTATCAACTGCTAAAGTAAGGGATCAT AAAGAAGAATCGGGAGACGTGAGCCTAATAAAATTCTACAGCCAAATCAAAACAAGCTCTACAAGGCAGAG AAAAGATATTTTTGCATTCAACATTGATGAACCATTGAGTGTTAAG GGAAAAACCAAAACCTTTACTAACACTTCTGCCATATCAAGCAG TGACATCCATGACTCTTCGGCACTAAGCACAACCGAGAAAGGACAGCCTATTGCAAAA GGTAAGCGGTATGTGAAGAAGCATCTGTTTAGTGACACAGACTATGTCACAACAGATGTCAGCTGGCTGAGGGAATCAAGCAGGAAACCCAAACCCAAAGTTACCACATACTCCAGGCAGGCACCCATCAAGCCTAAAGCTGTGTCACCTCATACTTCAT ATGAATCCCCAGATTTACCCCCACCCTCTCAAAAGCCTGTAAAGAGCAATGCCAAACCCAAAAAG AAGAAGCCTGGTGTGGAGGAGAAAGTGGAGCAGCCAAACAAGACAGTGAAGTCAGCAGTACCACCCAGCAGACCACATGCAGCAGGCAGGAGGCCCCGGAGAAGTGTAGCCACTTCTAAGAACTACAGGGAGCCAGATACTGATGACAGCCAGTCGGAATCAGAGAAGCCTCCTGTACCCAAG TACTTTCCTAATCATCTGAAGAATACTGAGAAAACCCACGAGGTTGCTCAGGTGACAAAGAAAAAGGCTGCCAGCAAACAACCAACTAAAAGCTATGAGAAGCTAGCTAGCAGCCAGTCAGAGTCAGAGTCTGTGTCAGAGGAGCCAACCACTTCCAAG GGGAAGAGTAAGAAGACCCATTTAGAAGTTCCAGAGGTAAGGAACAGAAATAATACCTCCTCCGAGCAGTCCCCAGATACATATAGGAGACAGGACAgcaccaaccaatcagatctGAAAAAGCCACCTGGTCTCAAG cagcAGAGACCTGAAAATGTTCTTCCAGAAACTTCCAGAaagttaaataagaaaaatgtcgTCCCTGCCCAAGAACAGATGAATGGATTGAAAGATTCCTGGGCTGCCCGCCACACCTCTTTCTGTTCGTCTCCTCCTTTAATTGAGAGGATGAGAT CTGCTGAGAGGTCAGCCCAAACCTTTGGTTTGACCTGCTCCCCTCTCCTCACCCCACGCGGGTCCCCACTCCCTGCCTCCCCTGACCCACCCTGTGAGGACACCCCCTCGCCAATCCTGCTGCTACCCAAACCTCGCTCTACCGTCAACAGTAAAGGACACTTCAGGGCCTGCTCTTTCAACAGTGCAGAAAAGAAGCACAACTCATCCAAAACTCAATCCATCCAGTCTATCCCTTCACTGACCCCTATAGGTCAAACTCTTGCACACTGTGCTCTCTCTGGACCTTGTGCAACAGAG atAAGTCCAATCCAGCAGCATCTACCCTCAACACCTCGAACTCCTTTGTCTCTGTCCACTCAGCCACTGTTGACATCCACACTACTCGAGCTGGACAAGCCGTCAATGCCCTCTCCTCCACTGTCTCCCTTCCCAGAAGACACCGTCAACCACGGGAGCCATTATAGCTTTAGTAAAGTGTCTTCAGTATCCTGGCTTTCACTGAGCCAGTCATCCACTAAGTCATCATTACTCACTAGAAGAGTAAAGGACAGCCCAGCTGCCCTGGCTGTGTCTCATAAAGCAGAG AAAACACCATCTTCAGACCGAAATCCTGACCAGCTTCTTATCTCAG GACCCAGTCGTAAGCGCCGCACCTCCTCATCCAGTAGttcagaggaagaaaaagaagagaggaagaaaagcaaGATGAGAGGGCAGCGTTCACCTCGGATTAAACCAAGGAAGTTGTTCAAGTCCT TCGCTGAGGTGTCTGTGGAGGGTGAGGTGAGCCGCGTGATGTCTTCTTCCCACACGATGAGCTCGAGTCATTGGGGGGCTGAAGTGGGGGAAGGAGACATGGACATGGATGAGGATCTCGAGTTGCAAGAAAATGTTGTAAACCCGAGAAACCTGTGCCAGCAATTCAGCTCTGAGTTGAAGAAGAAGTTCCAG AACCGTTTTAATATGGTGGAGATTTACAACAAGCATTCTTTGAAGACCGTCCAGCAACATGTCTCCTCCCTCAGCACGCAAGTTACCAAATACAG GACTCAGAGGCTTGAACAGGTTCAGAAGGTCCTCTTGGACGAGATCCAAAAACTGGAGCAGGATGACACTGTGCTGAAAAGCATGGAGAAAGACCTGACT ATGTACTGGAAAAAGCAGACTGTGGCTTTCCATTCCTACCAGGAGCAGGCGACCACAAG AAATGAGGACCTGAAAAAAGCCCTTCAGAGCAACGTGTGTCACAGCTTGGAGTATGAGGAGAGAATATTCACATCCCAG